In Methanocaldococcus sp., a single window of DNA contains:
- the hisI gene encoding phosphoribosyl-AMP cyclohydrolase — protein sequence MENIEEIIKNLNLKFRNIDGEKLIIAITCDENKNVLMTAFMNEEALKETLKTGYMHYYSTSRKKLWRKGEESGNVQKLKEFYRDCDGDALLFIVEQKGVACHEGYYSCFHYKLKDGKLTISENYYK from the coding sequence ATGGAAAATATTGAAGAAATAATTAAAAATTTAAATTTAAAATTTAGAAATATAGATGGAGAGAAGTTAATTATTGCAATTACATGTGATGAAAATAAGAATGTATTAATGACTGCATTTATGAATGAGGAGGCATTAAAAGAGACATTAAAAACTGGTTATATGCACTACTACTCAACAAGTAGAAAAAAATTATGGAGAAAGGGAGAGGAAAGTGGAAATGTTCAAAAATTAAAGGAATTTTATAGAGATTGTGACGGAGATGCTTTGTTATTCATAGTAGAACAAAAAGGAGTAGCATGTCATGAAGGTTATTACTCATGCTTTCACTACAAATTAAAAGATGGTAAATTAACAATTTCTGAAAATTATTATAAATAA